The following nucleotide sequence is from Zea mays cultivar B73 chromosome 1, Zm-B73-REFERENCE-NAM-5.0, whole genome shotgun sequence.
cgagccgagccgctCTGGGATCGACTCGCGAGCTTTGAGCTTTTTTTCAAACCCTAGCCAAGCATGCTCATCTTGGACTGGTTCTCCGCAGCACCTAGCTTTGAGCCTGGACTGTACTGCCTGTACTTCCGGACAGCGTGGACTTGCATTACCACCTGGACTTGCTTAACGATGTACATGCACACGTCCGGGGGCGCATTAGCACTCTTCTTAACATACGCTATGTGGCTGTTTGGATGAAGACTTCAAATATTTACCTGAGCGTCCGCCTGGGGCCAGGATGACACAAGCATGAGTTGTCACGACGACTTCATCCAAACAATCCATATATGCGGACTGGTCTAGAACTCAAACTCGAACATGCGGACTCGCCAAATGAAAGGATTAAACAAGACCGAGAAGTTGTTAGAGCCTGGATTGCAAGCAGGAAAATAATAATGTCGAAACGATCTATTTTAAGGCGTTGTTTGGATGTTTATGATCCACTTGATACATAGGCATCCAAACATCGCTTCCAATTTACGAGATGAACCAGTCTGGGAATCGGGTATACATGAGTATGATACAAGTACAACGATCTCGACTGAACTCTACTTATAAATGGTGGCCACGAAAAGAACTGCTTTGCACCAGCATCTTGAAGATGGCATGAGATAAATACATCCACGACGAAAATCAGTAACGTGGAGCCCATGCGGCCATGCCAGAGGACTGAGTTTCACAACATGTCAACATGTATCACTGGATCGTCGCATAAGTTTCTTGTTTCATTTTCATCAGATTGCTCTCAATGTCTCTTAATACAGGTCTGTATCTGCAAGAGATGGCGACGGTTTAATTTCACCTAGCAGAAAACGAAGTGGGCTTAGGGCAGATAAGCAGTATACTTACAAGCGTGCAAGGTTATTCTGTGCATGGACTGCTTTCCTAAGCTCAGCTGAAAGTTTCATTATCTCTGCCGACAACCCCTCAGATCTGCTCTGTTCTTTTATAAGCTGATCCTATACGAAGAAAAGTATGTACACCACAAATTACAATAAACTAACGGCATGATTTTAATTACGATTGACTATAAATAATAATCTAAAAAAAAGTTCCAGAGATTAAcctttagagaaatattctcgatGACCATTTGTGGTGGGTTTGAGATACTGTTTTCAGTTTGCCCATCTGATTGGGTAGCGATATTGCTTACTTTCAACAGGCTAACTTGTTCAAGTCTTAGTTTCTCCAAGTGAGAACGGAGCTCTTCATTTTGCTTCAGACAGTCTCTAACCTGAAATTTTCTGTTAAGTCGAGGCAGATTTCTTATGCAAAGGGTTGCATAACATAGATGCACTAAGTGatcaagaaggccaatggcacacCTGGTTTTCCCATTGTACAGTAACATCAATGGCTTCTTGATAAGAAGCAGATAAGGCTGAGTTCTCCTCAAACAGTTTCTCTATTTCTGACGATTGAGAATCAATCTGTCTACCGCGGTAAAAAATAATCAACATTTGAGACTAGTACAATTCAAAAAGTAAAGCGGCATTAAGCACCTCCATTAGCAGTTTTTGACGACTCCCCTCTAGCCTCTCAATCATCAAAGCCATGTCATGCAACTGCTGTTCAAGTTTTTCCCTATCTTGCTGTCATCATGAAAATTGGGTCAGTAGCTAGGTACAGTTTGCATGAATAGCTTAATGAACCTAGAAAAATACCATGAACAGACAACACTACAGATGCAAGTAACCATTTCAACCACCCCCTTAAATACTCTTAGGTTTTGACAGATGCAAGTAACCATTTCAATCACCCCCTTAAAAACAACAGATGCAGGTAAcccatggtttttaaagcggtaaggcgagacaaggcgttggaccaccgcctCGAGTCGGTCGAGACAATCACCCCCTGTTTTCAAGTCGTCGACTAGCCGGCGACTAGTCGTCCAGTCAGTCCTAGGAGCCGGCTCGACTTTTCTGGCAAGTCGGGCGACTTGTCAACGACTGGAAATTCTCAGTCGACTAGTCGTCAACTTGGTCTGGCAAGTCGGGCGACTTGTGCCCCAGTTCAGCCCAAACAACCAGAAGGCCCATTACACAACATATTTTCTTAATTTGGGAGAAAAAGCAATGGATGATTTTGATTTGGGAGATATTTAGGGTATCTACTATCTAGTATCTATCTAGCTGCAGCAGCAGCTTAGCTATCTAATGGAGCTTATTTCCTTTCAAGTTCGAACTATATTTTCTTGCTATTTGTTTTCCAATTTGAACTATATGGCTGTTTGGTTCAGTTTGAGGCTTCAAATGAGGTAAGGCTTGCTGTTTATTTTAGTTTCGTTCAATTTCAGGCTTCAAATGAGGTAAAACATGCTCTTTCTTCATATGTAAATGCTATATTGTCTATATAAAGCCATTATATAGGCAAAACAGCCACTATATTGGCAAGTCGATGACTAGTCGACTGACTTATCGATCAGTCACCAAGTCGGTACCTTGTCGACTCGACTTATCGACTTGAAAACctctggacgcctaggcgaggtaggcgggcaaggcgcctaggcgttGGACCTCCGCCTGgatgcctaggcgacgccttaagaacagTGAGGTAACCATTTCAATCATCCAGATTGCCAGTTGAAATGCATAGTAAACTATATTTGCTGTCTATACCAGAACATGGGTTATCCAGCATGTGCAAAATAATAACAGAATTAACAATCTTAAGTTCGTTAGATACATTACCATTGAAAATGCCTTGCGTGCAGCAAACTCAGAAGCGTCCTCTGCATGGAAAGAGAAAATTTAAAAAATGGCTACAATCCATGCAAATAGAGTAAAGTCCGCTGGCGGTCCCTAAACTTGTTCAGGTGTCAGTCCCTAAACTTTCAGAACAGCCGATTAGGTCCCAAACATTATTCCAGTGTCATTTTAGTCCAATCGATTGTGAACAGGACTTGGTTAGCTGACATGGCCTTGGCACCACGTCCACGTGATACGGCATCGTTAGAGCAGGTGGGCAGGTGGCCATGTGGCAAGGCCATGCCACGTGGACGACACGATGGCAAAGCCACATCCAGGTCATGTTCACAGCCGATTGGACTAAAATGACATCAGAACAATGTTTAGGGACCTAATAGGCTATTCTAAGAGTTTATGGACCGGCTTAACACACCTGAACCAGCACACTTTACTCAATATTTTTTCTCGAACATGCTAGAAAACTGCATACACCATCTGATTAAGAAAGGAGAGTACAAAAAGGATCAGAAGAACCCCCAAAAGACACACCCAAGATGGGTAGATGACCATAAGTCAAGAGCACTAGCCTAATAGAACACCCTGGCAAGTAACTCCTGGAGGCCTTTTGCTCCAGCAGCACACCAAAGGGTGTGTTCATTTGTGAATTGTGACTTTGCAGCACCATCGAGATACTGGATTTACACCAGTGAAGACAGTTGTTGCAGTTCTCAGCAAATATTATATCTAGAGTGTTGTCAGCAAGCATACTTAATTTTGGATGTCACAAGATAACAACTACCTAGCATGTGGCAGTAGTGCTACTATAGTATGGATAGTGAAGTAATCGAAGACACTGCAGAATGATAAATATGGAAGAGAACACATGCTAGTATAACTAGAGTGAAGTTAAATGTTTACTAGCATGAAATGTTGTTCTTCCTTGTTGATTGTAATCCTTGAGTGATAGATTGCCACTTAGCATTTCTGGAAGTAGCTTATTAGGCAGTAGCAAATTAGGAGCATGATATTGTGCATGTATCAGCCTGATTGAAGGGCATGCTTTAGTTTGCTTATAATAGCTTACTTAAGCATAGCAATACTATCAGGAAAAAATCCCGAGTTTGATAGCACAAAACCAAGACCACCTCCACTATTCGCATGAGTTTTTTGCTTTGGTTGTGACCTCACCGGCGATGTGTTCAACTGTTCATCTTCATCATTGTATCTCCGGCAAGTTCTAACATTCCTCACATAAATAAAAGACAGAATAATGTAAGTATATGTATCCTCCATACCTGTAGCTTTCTTTGTCAACATAGTAATTTGGTCTTCCAACTGTTGCTTTTCAGCCTCCAGAGAAGCAATACGGGTTTGCTCTTTGGCTAGTTTTTCTTGCTCTTGTTGCCTCAGCTGGGATTGTTCAGCTAATTGTTGTTGCTCCTGTTGCCTTAGCAGTGACTCTTGCTGTGTTGCAATATTGTTAGTTTAGATGTAATGATTAGAGAAAGCGTGAAACAAGATAAACAGGCAGATTTTTTTGAATAAACCTTACCTTTAGCTGTGCCTGTAAATCTTGTATCTCCTTTTCCATGGCAACAGATTCCTCACTTGATGTTCCCATTGTATATCCACTGTAAGTGTGGCCCATTTGCTGCTGCAGGGTATTTAGCTGTGCTCTCAAGGAGGCCGAGTCTTCTTCTGCCTGTACATTTCCAGATTAGCCAAGTGATCATAATGCTGATAATGATCATCTTTCAATAAATACCCTATACTGTTCTTCCTCTGCTTCCTTGAGTCGTTTCTTCATGCTCCTGAGTTGAGCTAGAGCATCCTCCTACTCAGCATACCAGGCAAAAGACATAATGAGATGGCATGCATAATTAGACCATCACTCCATCAGACACATGATAGCACAAATGCAACAAAAAACAGGTGTTCAATACCTTAGCAACTACAGCAGCATCTTTCTCCAAATAAATGTCATTCAAGCTTTTTTTCAAAGAGGGCACTACATTCCGCTCCTGCAGAAAACAAATCAAGCCATTTTTTAAAGGCAACGAAAAACAGGAGCTCAGCAGTCAGCACCAATAACAATATACTCAGAGGCTCACGAGATCATTCAAACGGTTTACAAGGGCGTCCTTCTCAACTTCCTTCTCAGCGATCTAGCAGAGGTAATCAACGTCAGAACCTCCAAGTAACAATGAAACCAAATTGCATATAAAGTACCTTGGACAAGAGCATTTTGTTTTCCCTCTCCAATTCCGTGTTGCCATTTTCAAGTTCTTGAACTCGAGCAAGATGCTAGTATTCATACAAAAATGCTCGGTTACTGGTTACACTCTAAAAAACACCAGGGACTCATATTTGCAACCAGAATGCAATTTATCAACAGTCGAGTGCTCGTGAAGACGTGAACGATATAAAATGCTAAACTGACCTCAGCTCCAGCTCTTTGGTTCCCTAAAGATCATCAGCATTGGTAGAGACACACAGTGACACAGGGAAGGAAAATACAGCACAAAGTTAGCATCAAACCAAACTAAAGCAAATTAAGAGATCATCCGAACGAAAAGTCACCGAGCGAGGGTTGGAGAGAAGGATGTACCAACCGTGAGAGTCGACGTGAGACGCCGCGATCGGGACGGCGTGTTGCATCCTCTCCGCGGCTCTCTTCTGCCGAATCTCCTCCAGCTGCCACAAACACGCGCACAAGATGACATAATTGTCACCTCGGGTCTCAGATCTCAGAAGCTGGTACTATCGGATCACGGATCTGCGTGCCATCTCATTTGAAAAAAGGTCGAAATAACGAGAAACGAGAAGGGGACGTACGGTGCGGCGGCCCCGCGAGGCGTGGGCTTCCATTGAAGTGTCGGCTCAACGGCCAGTGGATCGATTGGGAGCTCCGGTTCTAGGCGGCGGGAGCTCCCTGGTTCCCGCCGTTCCCCGATGTTGCGGATCCGGCCGAAGCTCCCTAATTCCCTCCGTTCTGATGCTGTGGGTGGGTGGGTGAGGCGAGACAGACGAACGGGTGAGGAAGGACCGAAGGACGGATGCGAAGCTTCGGGAAATGATGAAAGAGGGCAGGGTGAGACAGATGCCATGTTTGTTGTAGAAGTCGAACCACGCCGGTAAGAGCCTATTGTTGGTAGAAGCGGAGTTAGTTCATGATTTTAGTTGCTTGTGCATATTCGGAACAACTTTATCTATCTGATTGGTTGCCCGTATCAATTTATCTCGGGTCATCGTATGTGTTAATTTTGTTTGAACTTATATTTGTTTGTTTTGATTTTGTTTGAgcttatgtttatttatttgtatGTGACCACATGAGTAAATATAAACCAACTCATTTTAAAATTATTAACCTGCATCACTCCATACACTTAAAACTACCGTATCCAGCCGGCTAGGACGCGTCTAGCCTGTCCATACATGCCTAGCTATCCAATCAAGTCTTATATGGTTATGTGTAGATGTCTATTAGACAAGAGTGTATAAATAAAATTTTAAATACGATATAGAACATAAATATAGAATCAGTTTGGCTTGAGTGCCATTGCAAAAGCGTAGCCCATACAATGCAGGTTGCATGCCCACGTATGTAGCCACCTACCGTCTCCGTGGAGCCTAGCCATAAACGGATTCGAAGGGATAAAGTTGGCCATGGCTCCCTTTTTATAATCTCATATACCTAAAGTTTTCAATCTGTTTGTTTGGATTAATCTGTACCGGTTTCTACTGTTTCTACAGTGTTTTTGTCTCTATAGATTGCAGTTGCAGCAGTCCAAACAGTCGACTTTAATCTGAAACGAACAATCCATTTAAATGGGCTAAAATAGTCCCGTTCTAGACCTGCTCATCGGATCGGACCAGTCCTCATGATTCATGTCCTCCTCATTGGTCTTGTCTTCACATATATATGTTTGGTCCCATTTTTTCTTACGCCGCCTGAGCTAGTCCACCCGGATACCATGTTCTAGATACCGTTCACTGTTACCACCTTCTCGACACGAGGCGTTGTCCGCCACCTTCATGTGTCCCCATCATGTTTGTTGTTGTCACGATGTCGTCCCGCTTGACAAGTCTGATCTTACTTGTCGCGACgatatgatctatccccatcgacTTGGTGAACCAGCGAGTCCTGGCTCCCAATCGGAGATGCCACCTAACCTCGCCTCTTTCCCAGCGCTTCCGCTCTTCGAAGAGATCGACATTTTACAGGGTACGCACGGTTTCTATTCGGCCAGCAAGAACTAACAACATTTTTTTGCTTATTTTGTTCATATAGTTTTCTTATTTGAAATTGTATTATACATTGATATGAAACTTGTATTAGTTTTTAAGGTCTTGCTTGATTTCTGTCGATGATTTTCTTGACCCTTCATGAATTATTGTCTTGTCGCTTTAAAACTCTTGGCTACAACTACACGTCCGCAACAGTGAACCAATCACGTGGACGCCGTCTAGTGAGGATCACACGTCCGCCCTCAATTTTTGAACTAAACCGTaacaaataaaaaaaaacagagtaAGTTTAAATTTAAAGTCAACTCACGAACTGGCTCGTTAACAACATAAGTTTTAGTGGCTGAGTTTATTAAGAAATACAAACAGACGAGTCACTGATTAATTGAGTCGAGCAAGCTACCGACCTACCTGTGAGCTTTTCGTATTGTTACTTTGCCTCCAAGCGATGGAAATGCTATCCCAGCCAGGCCTACTGTGGGCCTGTCTTTTGCCGAACAAATCTTTAAAAAGCTTTACTGGTATAAAAATTATAATAAACCATGGGTCCGACGCTGACAACATCCAATTTATTACTCAATTTATGTTCCTCATGGACGCTGACAAATACCTTTCAGAACCTGTCAATGTCTGGCTGTTTGTGATGTCCGGCAAAGAACAGTTCTGAAAAGGCGAACTCGAGAAGACCTTGTGCATTTGCATAGGATGTAGTGGTCGGACACGTCTAGCATAATAAATTCGACAACATATAAGAGATGATATTAGATGCATAAGTTTTTAGTTGGAACACACCATAACATATACTATcctttctcgaatatttgtcgaaaGCTAATTCATTTTTTTAACTAAACCacaacaaataaaaaagaacgaaaTAGAGTACTAATAAAGAATCTACGAAGTAGTTTACATTTCCACAAGTGACCATGATTGGTCATTTCGTTTTCAAGCTTCTGCCTGAATTCACACAGAATGAACCTAACACGTACACTCCACCTAATTCCATATCATAATAGTAGTCTGGTCGAGTTATAATAGATTTTCGCTGCTCTGCCTAGTTCCAAATTTCTGACATCTTACATGTCCTATCTTGGGCCAACAAATATATTTACAAATGAAAAAATATTGCACAAGTCTACCGTCCCTCAACCTGAACAAGATTTGAGGACACATGGCAGCAGTCAATGCCTCTGGCTCTGCATCTGACAGAGCCTGGTGTTGAGAGCTTCAATGTATGTGCGAAGTCGATGCCGATCGGATCTTGTCAGAGTCAAAGGAGGGTTGAGGGCAAGTGATGGTGCCTCGATCAGGAGAAACCGCAGCATGGATACCGCCCTCGTATACCCAGTCATGGCATCCGCTGCTTTCCCAAACATCTCATCAACCTGTGAATTGGGATGAGGAAACAATGGGTGGTAAACATGTAAACATGTCAGACTAGTTCTGTAATGGAATACACTGTGCTTTACTTACACCGCCTCGCCTTCCTGTAAGTAAAGCAGACTGAAATATCATTTCGATTGCATCTGGCATCTCTGTACCATCTGTGTGCATAAGAACACTATCAACATCCAAAAGGGTTTACCAAGAGACGGACAGATGGTATTGACCCACAATTGGTGGCATGTTTAACATACCAGCTATCTGTCCCACAGTGCTGGCTAGTTCTTCCGCATATTCAACTTCGGAGAGAAACTGTTTCTCTATCTGCACGCAGACATCATCAGCTAGCTTTGAGTTCGCAAGCAAATGCGAAGCATCAGCACTAAGCCCCTTCATATGGATATCCTGTGAGGGACTCTCCCTTGCAAGTGAAGCTACAAAGGTATTGCATAAATGAATTGCTTGCTTCCAGGTtgcaagaacaattagctgaataGAGAACGCCACCAAGTGCCTGCCACCTTTGATCTTCAATCAGGTGGTTGATCAGCAAAACAAAAAAGCAAGTCAGTGGCAGCTTGTTGCTATTGACAAACACTTCTAATGGCTAAATGCTGCCTGAAGCTTTTCTTATTATAGGAAAGTTGTGTCTTGAGTTACTGGGATTCAAGCTTAAAGACAGTTCAACGTAACTCAAAAGCATTGTTTGCTAATCCTTCCATGCCAAATTATAAGTCGTTCTAGCATTTCTAGGTGACATTATGTGATACATAGTAAAAGCTATGTGTCTAGAAAAGCTAGAACGACTTACAATTTGAAAACAATTTGAAACAGAGAGAGTATTACACAAAGCTTGGGATAGATGGAAAGTGCATATTAAGTCGTGGTATGGATGAAAGTATTTCAATGGGTTATAACCATCTCCAAAGGTTGAGTCAAAGTAAAATAAAGCATAGGGCAGTGTCGGAGGCTCCCACACGAGCGAGGTCTAAAGAGGGTCTAGATAAAGGAAAAACCGAGGCAAGCCTTCCCCCGCAGATGCGGAGAGGCTGCTTCGAACACGCGACCTAGTGACTCAGTGAAAATATAACATAGGGAAAGCAAAGAATCTGGGTACCACCAAGCAGATAAAAAATTACCTCATCCCTGACCAACCCTGCTATGGCTGATGCATATTGCTCTAACAATCTAATCCTCGTCAGATAATCAGATGGGGGCTGATCCATGGCATCACTTATATCCGCAGATCCCTGTGAAATGACAGATGCAGGAGAATAGTGGCTGTCGAAGCTACCAGTCCCAGCAGATTGTTGTCTATTAATCGGCAAACCGTTTATCGGCATTGGTGCACTCAAGAAAGTTAACTTCGGTGGTGAAACAGATAAATTATCATATTTTGCCGGTAAGTTAAGCTGCTGAGAAGCATTTGTTGAAGACGATGATCCCTCTGGGTGTGGTCCAGACACAAATACATATTCCTGATCTACAAACTCTAATGAATCAATGATAGGGGAATCTACATTTACAAAGTAATGAAATAATAATTTCAGTAAGGATTGTTCATAATAAAAATGAGGAATTGCACTACTAATGACTTCCATACCTTCTGGATAAACACCTTTTGGACCTTGCACTTCATGAATCTTGCTTTCCTTGGTCATTTTATCAGTATGGCCATGGTGTTGGCTACTAGGTGCATGATTATTTCCCAAGACATACCTGGAGAACAGACTGGTATGTTTTGATGGACTCTGGCCTGAAGTTTTATCCAATCTTTTACCTGTGGGAAACCCATAAGATTTCATCGGACTCTTACTGTCAGGAATTGGACCCTCATCCTGTCCACTTGACTCATCATCCAAAGGAAAAGGCATACAATCTTCTTGTGAACTTTGGCTTGAAGGCCTTGTTGGACTGATATTATTTATTGGAAAGCCATCTCTTATTTCAGATAATGTCCGGCTGTAAATGCAATACAGAATATTTAGAACATCAGAAAATGCAGTAGGTGAGAATATAATGGAGACAAATCAATACCTCAAGGTCCTCTCTGGAGCATGTTCAGAAAGAAATGGGTGGTGCACAAATTCTTCAACTGTAAGCCGCTCCACTGGATCAATTATACAGATTAGCACACATAGTTAATGTTAGCTGATAACTGTATATGATAACATCAATAGTATACATTACATTTCAGCCTCAGTTTTAAATACTAGATACAAGGCTATGCTGCGGCTGTATATTATTAGCTTATGCACCGTGATATGCTCAAACGCAAAAATAGAAACCATCCACTTTCAATGTTCTTATTTCCTACACATACTTTCGCAGAAAAAAGTATGCCTTGAAAAAAGTGGTATTCTGAAAACACTTTTATCTAAAACTGGCTAAATCTCTGCTGCAAAATTTCTTAATGTTAAGGAACAGTCTTGAGTTGAACATCAAAACTGAAAAATAGGTACTAACAGAATCACTGAAAAAATAAAAACGAAAATCACACTGCAATTAAAACTGCTATTGCATGGTACCATTCATTTTCCAAAGAACAAATATAATAAATTAATACAACAATACTTGTGAGATTTCTCCTTTCCAAGTTGCAACGTAAGAATAATAATGTGGTTCAAACTTCTTTGAACCATCAATGACAATATCATAAAGCTCTATATTCAATGAGGAATTGAAGATATCATAGGAACTCGATGTAACTACAAAGGAATTAGTGACTTAACCTGAATTGAGCCGCAGCAACTTTCTGCACAAGTCGATGCAGTCATGGCTCAATTCACAATCAGATGGTAATCGTATTTCATGCGTCCTGAGTATATTTTTAAGCAACTGGAAAGCAAATAAATATATTTTCCCATTAGCACTTGTATTCAAATCTAGATCATACATACTGAAGTTATCTGACAACAGGAGAAAAACCTGTATCTGATTGTCCCCATTAAAAGGTGGTATTCCAGTAACAAGTTGATATAGAATGACACCAACACTCCACAGATCTGCCTGTTCTGTCAGAAATGGCCATTAAACACTGGGTCAAACACCAGTAGTAAAAGATGCTGAATCTGATATGAAACAGGGAAAAAAAACTCAGACCTTTGCATCATACTTCTGACCTTGCATGAC
It contains:
- the LOC103634282 gene encoding serine/threonine-protein kinase ATG1c isoform X3; translation: MGDGASGRGGRSGAGRRVGEYELLRPIGSGAYSQVWLGRHRVRGTEVAVKEIAMERLSKKLRESLLSEVDILRRIRHDNVIALHDSVKDHGSIYLILEYCRGGDLHAYLQRHKRVSEKVAKHFIRQLASGLKMLRDNNVVHRDLKPQNILLVENNENTLLKIADFGFAKFLQPFALAETLCGSPLYMAPEVMQGQKYDAKADLWSVGVILYQLVTGIPPFNGDNQIQLLKNILRTHEIRLPSDCELSHDCIDLCRKLLRLNSVERLTVEEFVHHPFLSEHAPERTLSRTLSEIRDGFPINNISPTRPSSQSSQEDCMPFPLDDESSGQDEGPIPDSKSPMKSYGFPTGKRLDKTSGQSPSKHTSLFSRYVLGNNHAPSSQHHGHTDKMTKESKIHEVQGPKGVYPEDQEYVFVSGPHPEGSSSSTNASQQLNLPAKYDNLSVSPPKLTFLSAPMPINGLPINRQQSAGTGSFDSHYSPASVISQGSADISDAMDQPPSDYLTRIRLLEQYASAIAGLVRDEIKGGRHLVAFSIQLIVLATWKQAIHLCNTFVASLARESPSQDIHMKGLSADASHLLANSKLADDVCVQIEKQFLSEVEYAEELASTVGQIADGTEMPDAIEMIFQSALLTGRRGGVDEMFGKAADAMTGYTRAVSMLRFLLIEAPSLALNPPLTLTRSDRHRLRTYIEALNTRLCQMQSQRH
- the LOC103634282 gene encoding serine/threonine-protein kinase ATG1c isoform X2, whose product is MGDGASGRGGRSGAGRRVGEYELLRPIGSGAYSQVWLGRHRVRGTEVAVKEIAMERLSKKLRESLLSEVDILRRIRHDNVIALHDSVKDHGSIYLILEYCRGGDLHAYLQRHKRVSEKVAKHFIRQLASGLKMLRDNNVVHRDLKPQNILLVENNENTLLKIADFGFAKFLQPFALAETLCGSPLYMAPEVMQGQKYDAKADLWSVGVILYQLVTGIPPFNGDNQIQLLKNILRTHEIRLPSDCELSHDCIDLCRKLLRLNSVERLTVEEFVHHPFLSEHAPERTLSRTLSEIRDGFPINNISPTRPSSQSSQEDCMPFPLDDESSGQDEGPIPDSKSPMKSYGFPTGKRLDKTSGQSPSKHTSLFSRYVLGNNHAPSSQHHGHTDKMTKESKIHEVQGPKGVYPEDSPIIDSLEFVDQEYVFVSGPHPEGSSSSTNASQQLNLPAKYDNLSVSPPKLTFLSAPMPINGLPINRQQSAGTGSFDSHYSPASVISQGSADISDAMDQPPSDYLTRIRLLEQYASAIAGLVRDEIKGGRHLVAFSIQLIVLATWKQAIHLCNTFVASLARESPSQDIHMKGLSADASHLLANSKLADDVCVQIEKQFLSEVEYAEELASTVGQIADGTEMPDAIEMIFQSALLTGRRGGVDEMFGKAADAMTGYTRAVSMLRFLLIEAPSLALNPPLTLTRSDRHRLRTYIEALNTRLCQMQSQRH
- the LOC103634282 gene encoding serine/threonine-protein kinase ATG1c isoform X1, which gives rise to MGDGASGRGGRSGAGRRVGEYELLRPIGSGAYSQVWLGRHRVRGTEVAVKEIAMERLSKKLRESLLSEVDILRRIRHDNVIALHDSVKDHGSIYLILEYCRGGDLHAYLQRHKRVSEKVAKHFIRQLASGLKMLRDNNVVHRDLKPQNILLVENNENTLLKIADFGFAKFLQPFALAETLCGSPLYMAPEVMQGQKYDAKADLWSVGVILYQLVTGIPPFNGDNQIQLLKNILRTHEIRLPSDCELSHDCIDLCRKLLRLNSVERLTVEEFVHHPFLSEHAPERTLSRTLSEIRDGFPINNISPTRPSSQSSQEDCMPFPLDDESSGQDEGPIPDSKSPMKSYGFPTGKRLDKTSGQSPSKHTSLFSRYVLGNNHAPSSQHHGHTDKMTKESKIHEVQGPKGVYPEGMEVISSAIPHFYYEQSLLKLLFHYFVNVDSPIIDSLEFVDQEYVFVSGPHPEGSSSSTNASQQLNLPAKYDNLSVSPPKLTFLSAPMPINGLPINRQQSAGTGSFDSHYSPASVISQGSADISDAMDQPPSDYLTRIRLLEQYASAIAGLVRDEIKGGRHLVAFSIQLIVLATWKQAIHLCNTFVASLARESPSQDIHMKGLSADASHLLANSKLADDVCVQIEKQFLSEVEYAEELASTVGQIADGTEMPDAIEMIFQSALLTGRRGGVDEMFGKAADAMTGYTRAVSMLRFLLIEAPSLALNPPLTLTRSDRHRLRTYIEALNTRLCQMQSQRH
- the LOC100283137 gene encoding uncharacterized LOC100283137 encodes the protein MEAHASRGRRTLEEIRQKRAAERMQHAVPIAASHVDSHGNQRAGAEHLARVQELENGNTELERENKMLLSKIAEKEVEKDALVNRLNDLERNVVPSLKKSLNDIYLEKDAAVVAKEDALAQLRSMKKRLKEAEEEQYRAEEDSASLRAQLNTLQQQMGHTYSGYTMGTSSEESVAMEKEIQDLQAQLKQESLLRQQEQQQLAEQSQLRQQEQEKLAKEQTRIASLEAEKQQLEDQITMLTKKATEDASEFAARKAFSMQDREKLEQQLHDMALMIERLEGSRQKLLMEIDSQSSEIEKLFEENSALSASYQEAIDVTVQWENQVRDCLKQNEELRSHLEKLRLEQVSLLKVSNIATQSDGQTENSISNPPQMVIENISLKDQLIKEQSRSEGLSAEIMKLSAELRKAVHAQNNLARLYRPVLRDIESNLMKMKQETYATIQ